A stretch of the Paramormyrops kingsleyae isolate MSU_618 chromosome 16, PKINGS_0.4, whole genome shotgun sequence genome encodes the following:
- the LOC111856279 gene encoding large ribosomal subunit protein uL2 has translation MGRVIRGQRKGAGSVFRAHVKHRKGAPKLRRIDFAERHGYIKGIVKDIIHDPGRGAPLAKVVFRDPYRYKKRMELFIAAEGIHTGQFIYCGKKAQLNIGNVLPVGAMPEGTIVCCLEEKPGDRGKLARASGNYATVISHNPETKKSRVKLPSGSKKVISSANRAVVGVVAGGGRIDKPILKAGRAYHKYKAKRNCWPRVRGVAMNPVEHPFGGGNHQHIGKPSTIRRDAPAGRKVGLIAARRTGRLRGTKTVQEKEN, from the exons ATGGGACGTGTGATTAGGGGACAGAGGAAAGGTGCCGGATCAGTTTTCAGAGCCCATGTGAAGCATCGGAAAGGGGCTCCGAAACTACGGCGCATTGACTTTGCTGAACGGCATGGCTACATCAAGGGAATCGTGAAG GATATCATCCACGACCCCGGCCGTGGCGCCCCTCTGGCAAAGGTGGTTTTCCGTGACCCCTACAGGTACAAGAAGAGGATGGAGCTGTTTATTGCTGCGGAGGGTATCCACACTGGCCAGTTCATCTACTGCGGGAAAAAGG ctCAGCTCAACATCGGCAATGTGTTACCTGTGGGTGCCATGCCTGAGGGGACCATCGTTTGCTGCCTGGAGGAGAAGCCTGGCGACCGGGGCAAGCTTGCTCGGGCCTCTGGGAACTACGCCACAGTCATCTCCCACAACCCAGAGACGAAGAAGTCAAGAGTCAAGCTGCCCTCTGGGTCTAAGAAGGTCATCTCCTCTGCAAACAGAGCTGTGGTTG GTGTGGTTGCTGGTGGTGGCCGTATCGACAAGCCCATCCTGAAGGCCGGTCGCGCCTACCACAAATACAAGGCCAAGAGGAACTGCTGGCCTCGTGTCCGTGGTGTGGCCATGAAC CCTGTTGAGCATCCTTTCGGTGGTGGAAACCATCAGCACATCGGTAAACCCTCTACTATCAGGAGGGATGCGCCAGCTGGACGCAAGGTTGGTCTCATCGCTGCCCGTCGTACAGGCAGACTGCGTGGAACCAAGACTGTCCAGGAGAAGGAGAACTAA